In the genome of Rhodamnia argentea isolate NSW1041297 chromosome 3, ASM2092103v1, whole genome shotgun sequence, one region contains:
- the LOC115746511 gene encoding SPX domain-containing membrane protein At4g22990 isoform X1 — MYCRAMVAFGKKLKERQIQEWQGYYINYKLMKKKVRQYAQQIQVGTQDRRNVLKDFSRMLDHQIEKIVLFLLEQQGRLASRIAKLGEQQEALQQQQDISKLSELREAYREVGQDLLKLLYFVELNAVGLRKILKKFDKRFGYRFTDYYVKTRANHPYSQLQQVFKHVGIGAVVGAISRNLAELEDRQGSYLSIYDQPALPLQDPTIESIKAAVDRLSHSTNFLHFLAQHAFILQEELPTPVEEEVDDGRYHFISLLLNLANTFLYMVNTYIIVPTADDYAMSLGAAATVCGVVIGAMAVAQVFSSVYFSAWSNKSYFRPLVFSSIVLFLGNTMYAMAYDMNSIAILLIGRLLCGFGSARAVNRRYISDCVPMRIRMQASAGFVSASALGMACGPALAGLFQCHFKVFNITFNQETLPGWAMAVGWFLYLIWLWISFREPSHEKEASHMPKESNEESLQTDALENGLKQPLLISLEEKNEEENGDQEFDGSEEASEESRQPATSIASAYRLLTPSVKVQLLIYFMLKYAMEILLSESSVITTYYFGWSTTKVAIFLASLGLTVLPVNIIVGSYISNMFEDRQILLASEVMVLIGIVLSFHLIIPYSVAQYVSSGLIMFVSAEVLEGVNLSLLSRVMSSRLSRGTYNGGLLSTEAGTIARVIADGTITLAGYLGESRLLNITLIPSLVICISSIIATICTYNSLY; from the exons ATGTATTGCAGAGCAATGGTCGCCTTTGGGAAAAAGCTGAAGGAAAGGCAAATTCAAGAATGGCAGGG TTATTACATCAACTACaagctgatgaagaagaaagtaagACAATATGCTCAACAAATTCAAGTTGGAACTCAAGATCGCCGAAATGTCCTCAAGGATTTCTCTAGAATGTTGGACCACCAG ATTGAGAAGATTGTCCTTTTCCTCTTGGAGCAACAAGGTCGCCTAGCCAGCAGGATTGCCAAGCTAGGAGAGCAGCAAGAAGCTCTTCAGCAGCAGCAAGATATATCAAAGTTATCTGAATTAAGAGAAGCTTATAGAGAAGTGGGACAAGATCTTTTGAAGCTCCTATATTTTGTTGAGTTGAATGCAGTTGGTCTGCGAAAGATCCTGAAGAAGTTTGACAAACGTTTTGGATATAGATTTACAGACTACTATGTCAAAACTCGTGCTAATCATCCGTACTCTCAGCTTCAGCAAGTGTTCAAGCATGTG GGGATAGGGGCTGTTGTCGGAGCAATTTCCCGCAACCTTGCAGAGTTGGAGGATCGCCAAGGAAGCTACTTATCAATCTATGACCAGCCTGCTCTTCCTTTACAG GATCCCACAATCGAGTCAATAAAAGCAGCAGTAGACAGGTTGTCCCACTCAACAAACTTCCTACACTTTCTGGCACAGCATGCATTCATTTTGCAAGAGGAACTACCAACTCCAGTTGAGGAAGAGGTCGATGATGGAAGATACCATTTTATATCTTTACTGTTGAACCTGGCAAATACTTTTCTATATATGGTCAACACATACATAATTGTACCCACAGCAGATGATTATGCCATGAGTCTTGGTGCTGCTGCCACAGTTTGTGGAGTTGTGATTGGTGCAATGGCTGTTGCACAGGTGTTCTCTTCAGTATATTTCAGTGCGTGGTCAAATAAATCATACTTCAGACCTCTTGTCTTCAGCAGTATTGTCCTCTTCCTGGGCAATACCATGTACGCGATGGCCTATGATATGAATTCAATCGCTATTCTTCTAATTGGTCGTCTTTTATGTGG ATTCGGCTCTGCTCGAGCTGTTAATCGACGCTATATAAGTGACTGTGTCCCTATGAGGATCAGAATGCAGGCATCTGCAGGTTTTGTGAGTGCTAGTGCTCTTGGCATGGCCTGCGGTCCTGCTCTTGCCGGTTTATTTCAGTGTCATTTCAAAGTTTTCAACATAACATTCAATCAGGAGACTCTGCCTGGATGGGCAATGGCTGTGGGATGGTTCTTGTACTTAATATGGTTGTGGATTTCATTTAGAGAACCCTCCCATGAGAAGGAAGCAAGCCACATGCCAAAAGAGTCTAATGAAG AATCATTACAAACCGATGCTCTTGAGAATGGTCTCAAGCAACCATTGCTCATAAgtttggaggaaaaaaatgaagaagaaaatggtgatCAAGAATTTGATGGAAGTGAAGAAGCTTCTGAGGAATCTCGCCAACCAGCCACTTCAATTGCATCAGCGTATAGGCTACTAACGCCCTCTGTAAAG GTTCAATTGCTGATTTATTTCATGCTCAAGTATGCAATGGAGATTTTACTCTCAGAATCTAGTGTCATCACCACGTACTACTTTGGATGGTCAACAACCAAAGTGGCGATTTTCCTTGCATCTCTTGGCTTGACGGTTCTTCCAGTGAATATTATTGTTGGAAGCTACATTAGCAACATGTTTGAAGACAG GCAAATTTTGCTGGCATCTGAAGTCATGGTTTTAATAGGCATAGTACTAAGTTTCCACCTGATAATACCCTATTCTGTTGCGCAATACGTCTCTTCGGGGCTCATCATGTTTGTTTCCGCCGAAGTTCTTGAAG GTGTCAACCTGTCGCTTCTCTCGCGTGTCATGTCGTCCCGGCTTTCGCGGGGAACCTACAATGGTGGCTTGCTTTCGACAGAAGCGGGAACTATCGCCCGAGTGATCGCCGATGGCACAATAACGTTAGCCGGTTACTTGGGGGAGAGTAGGCTCTTGAACATCACACTCATTCCTTCACTAGTGATTTGCATATCATCCATCATCGCCACCATTTGCACCTACAACTCCCTCTACTAA
- the LOC115746511 gene encoding SPX domain-containing membrane protein At4g22990 isoform X2, whose amino-acid sequence MVAFGKKLKERQIQEWQGYYINYKLMKKKVRQYAQQIQVGTQDRRNVLKDFSRMLDHQIEKIVLFLLEQQGRLASRIAKLGEQQEALQQQQDISKLSELREAYREVGQDLLKLLYFVELNAVGLRKILKKFDKRFGYRFTDYYVKTRANHPYSQLQQVFKHVGIGAVVGAISRNLAELEDRQGSYLSIYDQPALPLQDPTIESIKAAVDRLSHSTNFLHFLAQHAFILQEELPTPVEEEVDDGRYHFISLLLNLANTFLYMVNTYIIVPTADDYAMSLGAAATVCGVVIGAMAVAQVFSSVYFSAWSNKSYFRPLVFSSIVLFLGNTMYAMAYDMNSIAILLIGRLLCGFGSARAVNRRYISDCVPMRIRMQASAGFVSASALGMACGPALAGLFQCHFKVFNITFNQETLPGWAMAVGWFLYLIWLWISFREPSHEKEASHMPKESNEESLQTDALENGLKQPLLISLEEKNEEENGDQEFDGSEEASEESRQPATSIASAYRLLTPSVKVQLLIYFMLKYAMEILLSESSVITTYYFGWSTTKVAIFLASLGLTVLPVNIIVGSYISNMFEDRQILLASEVMVLIGIVLSFHLIIPYSVAQYVSSGLIMFVSAEVLEGVNLSLLSRVMSSRLSRGTYNGGLLSTEAGTIARVIADGTITLAGYLGESRLLNITLIPSLVICISSIIATICTYNSLY is encoded by the exons ATGGTCGCCTTTGGGAAAAAGCTGAAGGAAAGGCAAATTCAAGAATGGCAGGG TTATTACATCAACTACaagctgatgaagaagaaagtaagACAATATGCTCAACAAATTCAAGTTGGAACTCAAGATCGCCGAAATGTCCTCAAGGATTTCTCTAGAATGTTGGACCACCAG ATTGAGAAGATTGTCCTTTTCCTCTTGGAGCAACAAGGTCGCCTAGCCAGCAGGATTGCCAAGCTAGGAGAGCAGCAAGAAGCTCTTCAGCAGCAGCAAGATATATCAAAGTTATCTGAATTAAGAGAAGCTTATAGAGAAGTGGGACAAGATCTTTTGAAGCTCCTATATTTTGTTGAGTTGAATGCAGTTGGTCTGCGAAAGATCCTGAAGAAGTTTGACAAACGTTTTGGATATAGATTTACAGACTACTATGTCAAAACTCGTGCTAATCATCCGTACTCTCAGCTTCAGCAAGTGTTCAAGCATGTG GGGATAGGGGCTGTTGTCGGAGCAATTTCCCGCAACCTTGCAGAGTTGGAGGATCGCCAAGGAAGCTACTTATCAATCTATGACCAGCCTGCTCTTCCTTTACAG GATCCCACAATCGAGTCAATAAAAGCAGCAGTAGACAGGTTGTCCCACTCAACAAACTTCCTACACTTTCTGGCACAGCATGCATTCATTTTGCAAGAGGAACTACCAACTCCAGTTGAGGAAGAGGTCGATGATGGAAGATACCATTTTATATCTTTACTGTTGAACCTGGCAAATACTTTTCTATATATGGTCAACACATACATAATTGTACCCACAGCAGATGATTATGCCATGAGTCTTGGTGCTGCTGCCACAGTTTGTGGAGTTGTGATTGGTGCAATGGCTGTTGCACAGGTGTTCTCTTCAGTATATTTCAGTGCGTGGTCAAATAAATCATACTTCAGACCTCTTGTCTTCAGCAGTATTGTCCTCTTCCTGGGCAATACCATGTACGCGATGGCCTATGATATGAATTCAATCGCTATTCTTCTAATTGGTCGTCTTTTATGTGG ATTCGGCTCTGCTCGAGCTGTTAATCGACGCTATATAAGTGACTGTGTCCCTATGAGGATCAGAATGCAGGCATCTGCAGGTTTTGTGAGTGCTAGTGCTCTTGGCATGGCCTGCGGTCCTGCTCTTGCCGGTTTATTTCAGTGTCATTTCAAAGTTTTCAACATAACATTCAATCAGGAGACTCTGCCTGGATGGGCAATGGCTGTGGGATGGTTCTTGTACTTAATATGGTTGTGGATTTCATTTAGAGAACCCTCCCATGAGAAGGAAGCAAGCCACATGCCAAAAGAGTCTAATGAAG AATCATTACAAACCGATGCTCTTGAGAATGGTCTCAAGCAACCATTGCTCATAAgtttggaggaaaaaaatgaagaagaaaatggtgatCAAGAATTTGATGGAAGTGAAGAAGCTTCTGAGGAATCTCGCCAACCAGCCACTTCAATTGCATCAGCGTATAGGCTACTAACGCCCTCTGTAAAG GTTCAATTGCTGATTTATTTCATGCTCAAGTATGCAATGGAGATTTTACTCTCAGAATCTAGTGTCATCACCACGTACTACTTTGGATGGTCAACAACCAAAGTGGCGATTTTCCTTGCATCTCTTGGCTTGACGGTTCTTCCAGTGAATATTATTGTTGGAAGCTACATTAGCAACATGTTTGAAGACAG GCAAATTTTGCTGGCATCTGAAGTCATGGTTTTAATAGGCATAGTACTAAGTTTCCACCTGATAATACCCTATTCTGTTGCGCAATACGTCTCTTCGGGGCTCATCATGTTTGTTTCCGCCGAAGTTCTTGAAG GTGTCAACCTGTCGCTTCTCTCGCGTGTCATGTCGTCCCGGCTTTCGCGGGGAACCTACAATGGTGGCTTGCTTTCGACAGAAGCGGGAACTATCGCCCGAGTGATCGCCGATGGCACAATAACGTTAGCCGGTTACTTGGGGGAGAGTAGGCTCTTGAACATCACACTCATTCCTTCACTAGTGATTTGCATATCATCCATCATCGCCACCATTTGCACCTACAACTCCCTCTACTAA